In Actinoplanes sp. NBC_00393, a single genomic region encodes these proteins:
- a CDS encoding polysaccharide biosynthesis tyrosine autokinase, with protein MLRMLRMRWALVVSLTIAGLAVSGSVVYFQTPLYAAETQLFVSTTAAPVSYGDLSQGSAFTQQRVRSYVDIVTSPLVTQKVIQGLRLPDTPQSFAKRVEATSPLDSVLIDIVVTDSSPDRAQEIAREIAAHFSALVNQIETPRGARVSPVKISVTKPAVVSPEPVSPRVAVTLAAGLLGGLLLGTAAAFLRHILDKAVRDSDHLAVLTSAPVLTTVPFESTSAKSPLIAEDSTYSARAEALRRLRTNLQFVSVDQPFRSLVVTSALPGEGKSTTTCNLAIILAEAGYRVLIVDADLRRPTIARYLDLEGAVGLANVLAGQASLDDAMQPWGPTGLQVLPSGYIPPNPSELLASRNMSDLLEELTSAFDMVLVDTPPLLAVTDGAVVAAMSDGCVLVSRHGSTTTTEAQAAAAALRAAGASLHGCILNMTPHRSTGSYAYYGTDRNKPAKEAPDSPSAQPLVPLQPPTSRRFVPEPTGAVTAHDGSAE; from the coding sequence TTGCTGCGCATGCTGCGTATGCGATGGGCGCTCGTCGTTTCCCTGACTATTGCGGGCTTAGCGGTAAGCGGGTCTGTCGTCTATTTTCAAACACCTCTGTATGCGGCCGAGACGCAGCTCTTCGTATCCACGACAGCGGCCCCCGTCAGCTACGGCGACCTGAGCCAGGGAAGCGCCTTCACTCAGCAACGCGTCCGATCGTATGTGGACATTGTCACCAGCCCGTTGGTGACGCAAAAGGTGATCCAAGGCCTCCGCTTGCCAGACACGCCGCAATCCTTCGCCAAGCGGGTCGAGGCAACCTCGCCTCTCGACTCGGTGTTGATTGATATCGTCGTGACGGACAGTTCACCGGATCGGGCACAAGAGATCGCTCGCGAGATCGCGGCGCACTTCTCCGCCCTGGTCAATCAGATCGAAACGCCAAGGGGCGCGCGAGTCTCGCCGGTCAAGATCTCTGTCACCAAGCCTGCCGTCGTCTCGCCGGAGCCCGTCTCTCCGCGTGTCGCCGTCACGCTGGCGGCCGGCTTGTTGGGTGGCCTTCTCCTCGGAACAGCGGCAGCGTTCCTGCGCCATATTCTGGACAAAGCCGTACGAGACAGCGACCACCTCGCCGTGTTGACCTCTGCACCGGTTCTGACCACGGTGCCGTTCGAGAGCACCTCAGCGAAGTCGCCGTTGATCGCTGAGGACAGCACGTACTCGGCACGCGCGGAGGCTCTTCGCCGACTCCGCACGAACCTGCAATTCGTCAGCGTCGACCAACCCTTCAGAAGCCTGGTGGTGACGAGCGCGCTCCCGGGAGAGGGGAAGTCAACGACGACTTGCAACCTCGCCATCATTCTGGCGGAAGCCGGGTACCGCGTACTCATCGTTGATGCGGACCTGCGCCGTCCCACCATCGCCAGATACCTCGACCTGGAGGGCGCGGTCGGACTGGCGAACGTTCTCGCCGGGCAGGCATCCCTCGATGATGCAATGCAGCCATGGGGACCTACCGGACTTCAGGTGTTGCCAAGTGGCTATATCCCGCCGAATCCGAGCGAGTTGCTGGCCTCCCGGAACATGTCCGATCTACTCGAGGAGTTGACCAGCGCCTTCGACATGGTGCTCGTCGACACGCCTCCCCTGCTGGCAGTCACCGACGGCGCGGTCGTCGCAGCCATGTCGGATGGATGCGTCTTGGTCTCCCGCCACGGCAGCACGACCACTACCGAAGCACAGGCCGCCGCCGCAGCGCTTCGCGCCGCAGGCGCCTCGCTGCACGGCTGCATTCTCAACATGACCCCCCATCGGAGCACCGGGTCCTACGCCTACTACGGCACGGACCGGAACAAGCCGGCCAAGGAGGCACCGGACTCGCCGTCGGCGCAGCCGCTTGTGCCTCTACAGCCACCGACATCACGCCGCTTCGTTCCCGAGCCGACCGGCGCCGTGACGGCCCACGATGGATCCGCTGAATGA